GGCCCAACTCGAATCGGCGGCTTTGACACTGTACTAACACGGCCTGTGGGGTGGAAAATATTATGAGCGGCAAGGAACAAAGAATGCTGGCGATGTTACGGGAAATCGTGTTCTGCACGGGGCTAATGCTGACAGCGTTTGCTGGGGGCTGGCCAGGCGTGCTACGCGCCGCTGATGGCCAACTGGAACTGCGGGTCATCGACCGCGACACCGGACAGCCGACTGTGTGCCGCATGCACCTAAAAAACGCCGCGGGCAAGCCGGTCAAAATCCCCGGGGCGTTGCAACATGGCGACTACGTTGTCATTACCGATAAAATTGTGCTCCGTTTGCCGCGCGGCAACTACACCTTTACTATGGAACGCGGGCCAGAGTCGCTCATCCGCAGCGGGCATTTTACGATCAATCGATTTGCCGATGATGTTGAAACCGTCGATCTGAAAAATTTTTGTAACCTGGCCGACGAAGGGTGGTACGGGGGCGATCTGGATGCTCAGCGTCCGGTGGACGATCTACCCTTGCTCATGGCGGCCGAGGGGTTGCACGTGGTCGCGCTCACCTCCTGGCAAAATGACAAGACGATTTGGAATAAACAAAACCCACTTCCCAAAACCCCGATCGCCGAGCACCCCAATCATCGCCTGATTGATCTGCTGGGGGGGCGAGACGAACGGCACGGCAGCGCGCTGGGTTTATTTAACCTGCGGCAGCCGCTAACCTTACCGCGCTCTGCCGATCTCTGGCCCACGCTGGCCCAGACCGCCGCGACCGCGCACGCCGAGCGCGGCTGGGTGGACGGGGCGCGGCTGTTTTCGCGGGAGTTGCCGCTCTTGGTGGCGGCTGGAAAGCTGGACTCCGCACAACTGCTTAATAGGCATTTGCTACGCGGGGGAATCGTGGATCATGAAGCCGACGGTTACGCCCGCGACAAAAAGTTTTATCCCGCCCCCTTTGGCAACGGGCGCTGGAGTCAACACATCTATTATCAACTGCTTGAATGCGGCCTGCGCCTGCCGCTGACCGCGGGGAGCGGTTCCGGGGCCAACACCAACCCGCTGGGGTACAATCGTGTGTACGCCCAGGTGGAGGGGGAATTAACCCTGGAAAAGTGGTGGGCCGCGGTCCGGGCGGGGCGGGTCATGGTGACGAATGGGCCGTTACTGCGCTGCACCGTGGAGGGTAAATATCCCGGGCACACGTTTACCGCCAGCAAAGGCGAAACGCTGGAGCTACTGCCGGAGTTGACGCTGTCCACCCGCGACAAGATCGATTACATCGAAGTGGTCCATAATGGCGTGGTCGTGAATGAGCTCCGCTTGGCGGAATACCAAAAATCTGGCGGAAAAGTGCCCCCTCTCACATTTACCGAAAGTGGTTGGTTTTTATTGCGGGCGGTGACAAACGAAAAGTCGACCTACCGCCACGCCACTACCGGGCCGTTTTTTGTCGAGTTTGATTACCAAAAGCGATTCAACCCCGCCGCAGCACGGTTTTTTATCGATTGGGTGGACCGGGAAATCGCGGCCATCCGCGCCGAAGAACCTGCCGGCATCGAACAGCCCGCGCGGCTCGCGCAGTGGGAACAAGCCAGGGTGTACTGGCAAAAGTTAGGAAAAAGAGGTGGAGGCGATTCCGTCGTCGAATAGCCAAAATTTGTAGGAGGCAACTCCGTTGCCGAGCAGGCTGCTTTATCAGGTGGGGTGAGGAGGAGCAGAGGTGCGGGGGTGAAGGTTGTTGGTTAACCGCGGAGCGCGACATAAAAAAGGGAACTGTGCGGCAGTCAATTCCATTGCCCCACCCAGCTCCGCAGGAGCGCGATCTTTACAGTAAGCTTCTCCTCCCCGCCGGTTTTTTCCTTCTAAACCGCATAATTGCCACACTTTCCGGCTTGCGGCCAGGCATGACCTATGCTTGCGCATGCCGCTTTTGCCTGCTACCGCTGTTTGTCCCCCCGTACCGGATCTGGTCGCATTGGGGGGGCGCGCTGAAGTCTGGGAAACCCCTGTTTCCAGACCAGAATCAATCGCGCCCAATCCGGCTTGCCCACCAAAATCTTATCTTTCACCATCCGTCGCGCCGCGGGTCCTGCAAGTCGTCAATGGCGAACATTACGCCGGGGCCGAGCGTGTCCAAGATTTACTGGCGGAGCAATTTGACCGGCTGGGATTATGGAATGGTCTGGTTTGTGTCAAACCTAACAAATTTCCCGAACAGCGACTTGCCCGGCAGGTGCCGCTGTGGTCCTTTCCCATGCGGGGGAAGATCGATTTGCGCCCGGCGCACAAACTCGCGCGGCTCATCCGTGCGCAACAAGTGCAACTGCTGCACGCGCATGGCGCCCGGGGGGCGCTCATCGCCAGCCTGGCTGGCTGGTGGACCAACACGCCAGTGGTCTATCACGTGCATGGTCAGACCGGAGTGGAAGTCGGGGGTAAATGGTCCACTTGGCTTAACGCCACACTGGAGCGCCGTATTTTACAGTCCTGCGCGGGGCTGATTGCCGTCTCGGACAGTACGGCCCGTTACTTAACAGAGCACGGCGCTCCCGCACATAAAATTCATGTCATCCCCAACGGCGTGCCGGGGCGCCCCCTTCGGCAGTTAGTGGAAGCTTCCCATTCTTTCGCAAGTCAATCCCACAACGGTCCCACACTAGGGTTTGTGGCATGGTTGCGGCCGCGCAAAGGACTCGAGGTGTTTTTGGACGCGGCGGCGCAACTCTTGCCGCGTTTTCCCGCGCTGCGGCTATGGGTGGTGGGAAGCTTTGAAACATCCGCGTATGAGGCAGAGATAAAAACCCGCGCGGCACATCTGGGATTAAGCGATCACATTGTCTGGCGCGGGTTTTGCCAGCCCATCGACGCGGAGCTGGACATGCTGGATGTGTTGGCGTTTCCCAGCGTGCTGGCCGAGGGGATGCCGATGGTCCTGCTCGAGGCCCTGGCCGCGGGCGTACCCATCGTTGCCAGCCGTGTACCCGGGGTGACTGATGTCATCCGCCACGAACAAAACGGCCTCTTGGTCGAGCCACAGAGCGCGGCGGAATTGGCCGGTGCCATTGAGAAATTGCTAGATTCCAGCCAGCTCCGCGCTCGCATGATTCAGGCGGGGCAACAATGCCACGCGGCGGAATTTTCGGACGTGGTCATGGCCCGCCGCACGCAGCAACTCTATGCGCATGTTCTCGCCACTCAGGCCCCATCCGCTCGCCACTCTTTGTCAAAAGGTCTCGCTCTAGGTCCGTAAATTGCAAATCACGCCCGGCCCCCTATACGGGGGGTAAGCGAGCGAACCGTGATGCACCGTGATGAACCACTCATTTCACCTTAACGATTTTGATTCCTGGTAGCACGCATGCCCCGCGACATCGCCACCGTTGAAAATACGACAACGACCACCACCACTATTGGCTATGGTTCCGCGTCGCCTGGCATTTCGCCCGCTTCAACCAATGCCATCGAGTTGGCCAGCCGGGCCCAGGTCTTGCCCGAGCCGGAATTTCTGGGCGCGCAAACCCACCCGCCCCAAGTTTGGGAACAGGCAATTCCCGAGGCCCTGCAAGCCGACAGAGATCACCAGCGTTTGCTCCGTCATTCAACGTGGCACGACGGGTTGCCGGAAGAGCTACAACATCGTTGGAGCCAGGCCGTCTCCCTGTTAGGCGTGGGCGTAACAAATTTGGATTTTTCAGGGGCAATTTCCCTGTTGGATTTTGCCCTATCCGCAACAGACGGCGTCACCCGACCAATTTATTATGTGAACGCCCATACGCTTAATATCGCCAGCGTCAATCCGGAATTTCGCGGCGTGCTAAACGCCGCGTGGCGGGTGTTTGGCGACGGCACGGGCGTCCGCTGGGGGGCGCGGGCGCAACACGCGCGGATGCGGGCAAACCTCAACGGCACGGACCTGGTCCCGCGAATGTTTTATCAACTGGCCGATCAGGGGTACAGCTATTATTTGCTGGGGGCGGACGAACAGACGATTGCCCGCGCCGCGGAGTACGCCCAAACGCGGTTTGGCGGGTGGCGGCTGGCGGGGTACCATCACGGTTATGTCCAGGGAGAGGCCGCGGGTCCCATGGCAAAAGAGATCGCGCGGTGCCAGCCGGATTTGCTATTGGTGGGAATGGGCAACCCACTGCAGGAAAACTGGATTCATCACCAACGAAAAAAGCTGGGCGTCAAGTTGGCCATGGCGGTGGGGGGGTTGTTTGATCATTGGGGGGGAAACTTGACCCGCGCGCCCCGCTGGGTGCGCGGCTTAGGTTATGAGTGGTTGCAAATTTTGTTACAGCAACCGCACAAATGGCAGCGATATTTGGTGGGAAATCCGCTCTATCTGTGGCGGATCTGGCAAAATCTGGCGCGGGATCGACGGCAGACGCGGCAGTGGCGGGAACAGGAGAGCGGGGTAGAATTAATAACGATTTGAAAATTACGAATTTCAGATTGCACGTATTCCCGCTCCCCCCACGTCCACATTTCCCCAACACACAACCCACGCAGGCAAAAAGCACGTTTTGCCCCCAACCACCCTCCCGTCCGGCGGACGGGACCTACTCCCATGCAAACATCTCTCTACGATATTCCGATTCAAACAATCAAGCTGGAAAATACCACGCTAGAGCCTTACCGTGGCCAAGTCCTGTTGATTGTCAATGTGGCCAGTCGTTGCGGCTTTACTCCGCAATACCAGGGTCTGGAAGAACTCTATCTGCGATTCAAGGACCAGGGGTTCGCGGTGCTGGGATTTCCCTGCGACCAATTTGGGCATCAAGAACCAGGGACCGAGGCCGAGATTGAGCAGTTTTGCCAGCTAAATTACAAAGTGACGTTCCCCCTCTTTGCCAAAATCGACGTCAACGGACCGCAGGCGCATCCCCTGTATCAAGCGCTCAAAACCGCCCAACCCGGGATTTTGGGGACGGAGGGGATCAAATGGAATTTTACCAAATTTTTAGTGGATCGCGCGGGTACGGTGGTCAAACGGTATGGCTCGATGGAGACGCCAGCCAGTATCGCCCCCGAAATCGAGCGGCTGCTAGCAATGAACGCGACTAGCTAATTTCCTGCCGGTCTGACAAACCAGGGGACACATAGTGACGCCCGTTTAACTGACTCAACGCCCTGATTCTCCCAACTCAGCCGTGCTCATGTGCAAGGCACCAGCGGATCATTTTTTAACAGTCGTTTATTAACTGCTCATCCCCACAACCGCGTTATGTTTGCCAATGGCCGACTTTGCGGCAAACGTCCGGTTCTAACGATTGTAACTCCCCGGGATGGCCTGGAAAGTCCGCCAACTATGGGAGAGTTGGTAGTGCCAGCCCGCAAAAAACGGTAAGCTGGCGTGTGGCGGAATGGCTGGTCGTATTGGCTGACGCGGCGAGTAGAATTTATAGATCCTGATGATTACAGTCCGCGACTTATCGAAGCATTACACCGATTTGCAGCGCGGGGCGTTTGTGGCACTGGGGGGTGTCAGTTTTTCCGCGCGGCCGGGGCAGATTTTTGGTTTATTAGGGCCCAACGGTGCGGGGAAAACCACGGCCTTGCGGATCTTGGCCACATTGCTGCGACCGACGGGGGGGACCGCGCTGCTCAATGGCTTTGACGTGGTCTCGCAGGCCAGCTTTGCCCGGCGGCAGTTGGGGTTTGTCTCAATGAACACCGCGGTGTACGACCGAATGACCGCCTGGGAAATGGTGGAATACTTTGGCCGGTTGCACGGATTTGCCGGCGAAGAATTGCGCGGCAGAATGGAAAAACTATTTGAGCGGCTGCAGATGGGGGAAATCCGCGACTTGCTGGGGGCCAAGATGTCCACCGGCATGAAGCAAAAAGTCTCCATCGCCCGCGCGCTAGTGCACGATCCGCCGGTGTTGATTTTTGACGAGGCGACATCGGGGCTGGATGTGCTGGTGGCCCGCTCGCTCATTCGCGAAGTGGCCGAACTGCGCGACCAGGGAAAGTGCGTCATTTTTTCGACGCACATCATGCGCGAAGTGGAAAAACTATGCGATCGTATCGCCATTATTCACCGCGGCAAGATCCTCACCGAAGGTTCGCTGGACGAACTGCGCGACCGGCACCACGAACACGATTTTGAAGAGTTGTTTTTTCGCCTGATTTCCGACCATGACGCCTCCCCGGTCCCTGTCCCGGCCTAAGCTTCCCCTTCGCCCATCGGTATGAACTGGACGAACATATTTTTGATCTTTTGCCGCGAGGTGCGCGATCAATTGCGCGACCGGCGAATGCTATTTATGATGTTCATCCTGCCGCTGATGCTCTATCCGCTGATGGGCCTGAGCGTGATGCAATTGACGCAGTTTCTCAAGCAGCACATCCCCAAAGTGCTGCTCATCGGCGCGCCCCGCTCGGCCGAATACCCGCCGTTGGTCCAGGGGGAGGAATTTTCCAAAAAATGGGTCAAGGACCTGAACACTTTTCAGATTCGGCAGCAAGACTGGCCCGACGATGTTAACGCCTGGCCCAACAATCTTAAGGAGCAAGCCCGTCACTGGATCGAGGAAGAGAATTATGACGTGGTCGTGGCTTTTCCGGCGAATTTTGCCGCCAGCCTGAATGAATTTCACACCTGGCTGTTGGCGGTCCGTCAGGGAACCGCGCATTTGGACTCTCCCCCGCGGATGCCCCAGCCGCAAATTTTTAGCAATACCGCCCGGCAAAAGTCGGTCCTGGCCCTGCATCAGGTCCAAGAAGTCCTCCGCCGCTGGCAAAGCGCGATTTCACAAAAAAATCTTTCGGACACGCAGGTTCCCCCCCAGGCGCTACGCCCGTTTGAATTCGACACCGTGGAACTGGCCCAGCCAGAGCAAAAAAGCGCGGCCACCTGGTCCCGTATTTTGCCCATGCTTTTAATCCTGTGGGCGTTAACGGGGGCCTTTTATCCGGCGATTGACCTGTGCGCAGGGGAGAAAGAACGCGGTACGCTAGAGACATTGCTTTGCAGTCCCGCCGAGCGCGAGGAAATCGTCACGGGAAAAATGCTAACCGTCATGCTGTTTAGTGTCGGGACTTCGCTATTGAATTTGCTTAGCATCGGCCTAACGGGATTGTTTATCTTTAAGCAATTAGAAAGCGTGGTCAATTCCAAGGAACTCGGCGTCCCCCCGCTGGAAACCATGGGTTGGCTGGTGCTGGGATTGATCCCGGTGGCGATTTTATTCAGCGCGCTTTGCGTGGCGCTGGCGTCATTTGCCCGCAGCAGCAAGGAAGGGCAGTTTTATATGATGCCCCTCATGCTGTGCGTGCTGCCGCTTGCCATCCTTCCCATGGATCCCCGCATGGAGCTTACCTTGGGCAACGCGTTGTTGCCGATCAGCGGCTTGATTCTTTTGTTGCGGAGCCTATTAGAAGGGGAATTTCTCAAGGTATGGCCCTATTTTTTGCCGGTTACCGTGGTCACGGGACTAGGTTGTTGGGTCGCGGTGCGCTGGGCCGTGGATCAATTTAATCGCGAGGAAATTCTCTTCCGTGAAAGCGAGCGATTTGATCTCCGCCTGTGGATCTGGCATTTATTCCGTGATCGCCGTGAAACACCCAATGTGGCGATGGGTCTGGCCTGCGCCTTGCTCATTTTGATCGTGCAATTTTTTGTTAATTGGTTGCTGGCCAGCCATGGGACGGGGGGCCTTCCCACGCTCAAGTCGCTGGTAACCCTCGTGCTCATTTCGCAACTGGTCGTGATCGCCACGCCCAGCTTGCTCATGACGATCATGCTGACAACGCGTCCGGATAAGACGCTGTTGCTGCATTGGCCCGGTTATCGGCGGGTAACGGTGGAGTTAGCCTCCGCCCAGTCGGCCCCCGCCCCCGCGGCGGATCGCGCCTGGTGGCTAAGCGGACTGATCACGCTGGCATTGGCGGCGTTACTAGCCTTGGTGCTGCAACCAGCGACGCATTTATTGGCGCATCTGCTACAAGTGCTCTATCCAATCTCCGCCGAGAACCAGGCCGCGTTGCAGGTGCACCTGCAACCCCTACAGACCGGCCCGGCCTGGTTGCCTTATGTGTTATTGGCCTTGCTACCCGCCATTTGCGAAGAACTAGCCTTTCGCGGGTTCATCCTCAGCGGACTGCGCCACTGGGGCAGTCGCCGCCGGGCAATTTTGCTCTCCGCGTTCTTCTTTGGCATTACCCATACCATTATTCAACAATCCCTCAGTGCGATGATCCTAGGCGTGGTGCTGGGCTATATAGCCGTCAAATCTAATAGCATCTTGCCCAGCTTTACGTTTCACGCGCTACATAACGCGCTCGGCTTTTTTGTCGCCACGGCGGCCGCCCAGCAGGCCCCTTGGCTAGAATGGATGCTGGTCCGCGGGACCACGGCGGATCAAAGCGGAACATTTACCTTTACTCCAGCCATCACCATTCTGGCATTGCTGATTTCCGGGGTAATCCTGGCTTGGTTTGGCCGCTTGCCGCAAGAACGGACCGAAGAGGAGACCGTTTGGGACGCGATCCAGGAAAATCGGCAGTTAGAAATGACCTAATTCGATTTTATGTGCGAGTTACGTAATCATGCCCGCGTATCGCGCTAAATGGCTGGTCCCCGTGACCACGCCTCCCATCGAAAACGGCGTGATTGCCTTCGCCGCTGGAAAAATTTCCGCCATCGAAACTGCCCACTGCTGGTCCGGGGAAACACCTGTGGATCTGGGGGACGTGGCGATCCTGCCGGGTCTGGTCAATGCCCATACGCACTGGGAATTTAGCACGTTACCGGCACCGTTGGGCCAGCGCGGCATGCCATTTACAGATTGGCTGCGACTGGTGGTGAAATGGCGTCAATCTCAAACGCCCATGGATCGCCAGCAGGCACTTATGGCTGGCGTGCGCGAAAGCTTGGCTTCGGGCGTCACGACCGTGGGTGAAATTGACACGCAAGGTTGGCTTACTGATCAGGCTTTTTCGGCAAGGCCGGTCCCCGACGCCGTGCTATTCCAAGAAGCCATCTGTTTTAGCCAAACAGACGTTCCCGCCAAGATTACCGAGATTTCCCGCCGATGCGGCTATGATTCGGTACGGCACGATCATTCTCTAGCGTCACGGCCTGGACCCGCGGACGTTTGGCAACCGGGAGTAAGCCCCCATGCCCCCTATACCGTTCACGCAGACCTCTTGCACGAATTAGTACGGTTATCATGCCTGCACCAACTTCCCCTGGCGATGCATTTGGCCGAGACCCCTGCGGAATTGGAGTTTTTGCACACTGGTCGCGGGCCGTTGATGGAAATGCTGTTTGGGGCGGGTGTCTGGCGTGAAGATCTGCGCGGATCGGCGCGCACGGTCCATGATCTATTGCAAATCTTGGCAACCGCTCCCCGGGCCCTGGTGGTCCATGGCAATTACCTGGGTACGGCGGAAATTGATTTATTAGCAAAAAACGCCGACCACATGAGTGTCGTGTATTGCCCCCGCACCCATGATTTCTTTGGCCATGCCCCGCATCCGTGGCAAATTATGCAAAAGGAGGGGGTAACGGTGGCTCTGGGAACGGACAGCCGGGCCTCCAATCCCGATCTTTCCCTCTGGCGGGAAATGCAGTGGTTAGCGGAAAGAAATGTTGCTATCGAGCCAGAAAAAATATTAACAATGGGAACTCTGGAGGGGGCAAAGGCCCTGGGTAAGGCTGGGGAAATTGGCAGTTTAGAGGTGGCAAAAAGGGCAAATATGTCCGTAATATCAGGGAAGGCGGGAAAATTATCCGGGTGGGAGTCGCTGTTGTATGACCCGTCGGCACGGGTAGCCGCCACCTGTTTGCGGGGAGATTGGCTCTAAGTTGCCCTCCCTCTGCCGGAAAATTAAATTTTCGCTGCTGCCCAAAAAACACAAAAATTCTAGCGAGCGGGGCAACCTTATTTGTTAAAATGCGAATATCAACCGGGCTCGACAGGTATAACACCAGGTTAGCCCCTACCAAACCGCCGTGCCAGTTTTGACGGCACGGCACCTATTTTCTTCCAGATCGAGGCACTCAATCATGGGGCATCGCTGGTTTGCCGGCTTGGTTGTGGCGTTTTGGGTAACCTCCATGGGTTGGTTGCTGGTGACAAAACTATTGCCACCGCTGCAAATGGGGGAACCCCCTTCTTACCGTTCAATTTATGGAAATGCCGCCATTTCCCGTCCGCGCCCAGTCGGGTGGCAGATGACCTGGCGGGACAAGCCCATGGGTTGGGCGGTGACGCATTATGAATGCGACGATCAAAACTACACCACGGTGCAAAGCCATGTCCATTTTGACTTTTTGCCGGTGGACGAATTACTGCCGGTCCTGTTTCGCGGATTATGGGACAGCCGCGTACGCGGCTTAGGCAAGATTCACCTCGACGCCGATAGCAAAATCGTTATCGACCCACACGGTTTGTTGCAATCATTATCATTTCATCTCACTAGCCCCGAACTGCCCGAACCAATCCGCGTCACCGGGCAGTTACGCAACGAAAAATTACAAATCGTTATTTTTAACCAGAGCCAGCAATTTACCAAGCTCGAATTGCCGGGCAACGTGGTGCTGGGAAACGACCTTTCCCCCATGTCGCGGCTGCCGGGATTGACCGTGGGCCAAACGTGGACGGTTCCCATTTATAGTCCATTTCGGGTGACGACATCCTCCCCGGTCGAAATGTATCAGGCCACAGTCGAGCGGCGGGATATTTTATTATGGCAAAATGACCTGCATCCCGTGTTGGTGGTGACCATGCGGCCCGACTCGGGCGCTTTGGGAACCAACCAGCGCCGTCCCCGCGCGCGACTATGGGTCGATGAAATGGGCCAGGTATTGCTGCAAGAAAGCTTTATCCAAAACTTCAAACTGGCGTTTACCAGGGCCAATCTGGTGGAAACATCCGCCATGTGGGCCAAATCGCAAGCACACAAGCAACAAAGGCTGCGCGAAACACTTGATCTAGAGCCCAACGCGCAGGCTTTGGCGGCTGTCAATGTCTGGGAAATTCCCGATTGGGCACTAGCGGCGCAAGAGTGGGAAATTCCCACGGCGGAGTCGGCCTGGCGCAAATCATGGCGGGGGTTTCAAGGCGTGCTGGGGGGGCTTGGACCTGAAAAAGAATCCGCACTCCCCGCGGATATCCAATCCAACAACCAAAAACAGCCAGGCCAACCTACCAGTGGGAAAGAAACTCCTTCGGTATGGAAATCAATCTTGCGCGGAGGAGTCCGGTGGTTACCGCGTGAATCAATAGCCCCATCCCCAACCGCCGAGAGTGACGCTTGGGACGCGGCGTTAGAGTCAGGGCCTTAGCCGTGTGTCAGCGGACGGGGTATTTCCACAGCTTGATCTGTCCTGATCAACCCGCCCGCTGCTTCTTGGTGGTGGCCGCCTCCATGATCTTTTGTTCGGTCGCCTCAGCCCGGGTAAATTCTCCCGTCAATTCCCCTTCGCACAGAACTAATATCCTGTCGCTGACGGTTAATAACTCTGGTAACTCGCTGCTGGTCACGATCATGGCCATCCCCTGCTCCGCCAACCGGTCCAGCAGACGATACAGCTCGGCCTTGGCCCCCACATCGACCCCGCGGGTTGGATCATCCAACAGCAGCACCCGCGGTTGGGTCAAAAGCCACCGTCCGATAATGCATTTTTGCTGGTTTCCCCCGGACAACGTGGTGATGGACGCCTCTGGCCCGGCGGTTTTGATACCCAAATCCGCAATCTGCGACTGCACCGCGGCTAATTCCGCGGCGGGATGAATCAGACCCGCCGTGGATAATTCGGCCAGGCGGCACAGAGAGATATTTTCCCGTACGCTCATATGGGCAAAGAGGCCCAGGCGTTTACGATCCTCGGTGACCAAGGCCATCCCCGCCCATTTGGCGGCGGCGGGATCGCGAAAGCTGACGCGTTGACCATTGAGGCGAATTTCTCCCGCAGGGGGGGTGGGACTGGCGCCAAACAGGGCCTCCAGCAGCTCGGTGCGGCCCGCCCCCATGAGTCCGGCTATGCCCAGGATTTCCCCTTTTCGCAGCGAGAAGCTAATATCACGCAGCCGCCAGCCGCGGGCGTGCCCCGGCCAGGGAAGTGATAGATTTTGGACTTCGAGCATGACCTGACCCAGCGCCGCCGAGGTGGGCCGCAAGGCTTGTTCGATCTCGCGTCCGACCATCAGATGGGCAATCGCGCGGGGGTT
Above is a window of Pirellulales bacterium DNA encoding:
- a CDS encoding sugar ABC transporter ATP-binding protein, with translation MSLISIRAIGKQFPGVRALHNVSLDVEAGELHAIMGENGAGKSTLMKILSGVYPVYEGELVIRGQTARFRGTRDAEAAGISIIHQELNLVEQLSVAANIFLGREKTFGWGLLDQRLMDQEAAQLLGQLDCEISPRALVGTLRVGDQQLVEIAKALSLKSDILIMDEPTSALTEAEVARLYRVIEKLRRQGVTILYISHKMEEVFHLSDRITVLRDGQFVKTVPTRDTNPRAIAHLMVGREIEQALRPTSAALGQVMLEVQNLSLPWPGHARGWRLRDISFSLRKGEILGIAGLMGAGRTELLEALFGASPTPPAGEIRLNGQRVSFRDPAAAKWAGMALVTEDRKRLGLFAHMSVRENISLCRLAELSTAGLIHPAAELAAVQSQIADLGIKTAGPEASITTLSGGNQQKCIIGRWLLTQPRVLLLDDPTRGVDVGAKAELYRLLDRLAEQGMAMIVTSSELPELLTVSDRILVLCEGELTGEFTRAEATEQKIMEAATTKKQRAG